A segment of the Catenuloplanes nepalensis genome:
GGGATCCGCGAGTAGTCGACGTCGTCCGCCGGGCTCCGGTCGCGGCCACCGGAGTGGACCGGCTCCGCGTTCGGGTCGTCGACGCGCTGACCGGTGGTCGGGCGCCGGGTGTCCTCCGGGCGCTCCCGCATGCCCTCACCGGCGTTCCGCACGTCCGAGGGCACCTCGCTCGCGTCGTAGCGCTGCCACCCCTCCCCGACCGGATCGTAGTGATCCCGCGTGTCGGCACCGTCCGCCGTCGCATCGGAATCACCCCCGCCGTCGCTACTGCTGTCGCTGTCGCTATTGCTGTCGCTACTGCCGTCGCTGTTGCTACTGCTGTCGCCGCTGTCCCCGGGCCTGGTGCTGCCGCTGTTACCGCTGCCAGATCCAGTGCCTGAGCCGGAAGCTGAGCTGGTGTCGGTGCCGGATCCCGTGCCTGAGCCGGAAGCTGAGCTGGTGCCGGTGCCGGATCCCGTGCCTGAGCCGGGAGGGGCGCTGGTGCCGGATTCGGAGTCCGCGCCGGGTCCAGTGCCCGAGCCGGAACCAGAGCCGGTGTCGGTGCCGGAACCGGATTCGGAGCCCGTGCCGGATCCGGAGCCCGTGCCGGATCCAGAACCCGTGTCCGAGCCGGGACTTGAGCCGCTGTCGGATCCAGAACCGGAGTCCGGTCGCGGCCCGCTTCCCGGTGTCGATCCGCTTCCTGCTGCCGGCCCGCTTCCCGGTGCCGGCCCGCCGCTCGGCTCGCCGAGGTCGAGCGAGAGCGCGAGCTGTTCGTGCCGCTCGCCGGCGCTCCCGGCGCTTCCGGGCGGCCTGCGCCCCCGGCCTGGCCCGCCGGACGCCGGCCCGCGATCACGACCGGGCCCGCCGGGACTCGCTCCGCCGTCACGTCCGGATCCGCCGGAGCTCGACCCGCTGTCGCGGCCGGATCCACCGGAGTCCGGTCCGCCGCCACGCCCCGGCCCGCCGTCGCCGGACCCGCCGTCGCCGCCGGAACCGCCGGGACTCGATCCGCCACCCGGTGGCCTGCCGCCCCCGCCCCCGCGTGCCACCCGCGCCCCCCTCAGCCGACCAGCTTGGACAGGTTGGTGAGGCTGGTGACCAGCGCCGTCGTGTACAGCAGGATGCGACCGGCCCACTTGACCACGGCCGCCACGATCTGCGCCGCGACCACCGGGATCGTGACGATGAAGATCGCCTCGACCGCCCAGACGATCACTCGCGCGACCAGGTCGGCGATCAGGTCGCGCACGATGTCCCGGGTCAGCGCGATCAACTCGGTCGCACCGTCCGTGGCCGCGGCCATCAGCAGCGCGACGCCGCCGAGCCCCATGGCCGCGTCCACGTTGTTCACCATCAGCGACTGGTAGGCCACCGCCGCGTGCCCCTGCCAGTCGGGCAGGTCACCGGCCAGGTGGGATTGCAGGTCGGTGCCGAGCTGCTCCATGTACGCCGCCATGTTGCGCCACGTCTCCGCGTGCGCCTCCGTGATCGCCGGTACGCCGGTGAGCGCGTCCAGCATCTCGCGGAGCGGCTCGAAGTACTCCATGGCCCAGCCGAGCCCGTTGGCGAGCAGCGCGCTGAACGGGTCCAGCACGGTCGAGGCCACCTCCAGCCCGAGCCCGACCCCGGCGAGCGTGGTGTCGACCCAGGTCCCCTCGGTGACCGCGACGTAGACGTCCTCGATGCCGTCGAGCAGTCCGGCACCGGTCCAGGGGCTGTCCTCGCCGTACGTGACGTCGGCGACCAGCGGGTTGTCGCTCATGCCGGATCGCCTGCCCGGCCGCGGTCACGCGGTGGCCGGCGACGGGCCGAGGATTCGCTCGCGAGCCCGCTCATGGACGCAGGCGGCTTCCGATGGACTTCAGCCCCGCGGCCGAGTCGGCGTCGGCGGTGTCGTAGCCGTCTGCGGACTGCCGGAGCAGCTCCGCGGCCTTGCGCAGGTTGCTCTGCAGCCGCCCGGTCAGCTCGTCCTGCCGCTGGTGCCGCCCCTCCAGGATGGCGGAGATCCAGCCGCAGAGCAGCCCGTAGGCCTCGTCGTCCTGCGCGATGTGCGTGCTGGCGCCCTGCACCGTGTCGATCCGGCCGGCCAGGTCGTCGATGGCGCCGGCGTGGTCGCGGATCTGATCCGCGTCGACCGCCCATCCGTCGGCCATGCGCGCCCCCTCCCCGTCAGCGGACAACAGTGGCCATCATAAATGGCCCGGTCCACCCCGAAGGGCACAGATCCAAATCCCCGGCCGGTGGGTACGGGTCTCCGCGCGCACCGGCCCGAGCACGCCCAGCTGCCCGCGGGCCGTCGCGCTCCGGTCCGCCCGCGCCCGCGGGCAGGTGCACCGGATCGCCCGCCGCGATCGGCCGCGGGCACAGCGTGAGAAGCGGACGCGGTGGCTCAGTCGATCCACACGCCCGCCACGTCCAGCCCGGCCGGCCACCGCGCCGGCGTTCCGGCCGGGATGTCCCCCGGCCGCGACGGGAACACCTTACCGTCCACAGTGAACCGGACTTGGCGATAGGTCGGCAGCGGCACGCGCGGCTGAGGCCGGTAGATGAACGCGCACGGCCCGCGCACCCCTCACCACGGCGTCCACCTCGGACGTCGTGGTCTCCGGCGGCGTGTCGGGTGCGGTGGCCGGCGCGTCCCCGAACGCGTGCTGTGCCCGCGGCGCGTGCGCGTCGTCCGTCGGGGGCGCGATCCGGGGGGAGCCCATCATGACCTTTGATCGGCATTCCGCTCTTGGTGGTCGTTGCGGCACACTGCGTGAATGTCCTACCTCGACGTGCTGGCCCCCTCGTTCAGCTTCACGTCGCCGGAGGCGTTCGCGGCCCAGGACGACGGGTGGTTCGCGGACAGTCCGGTCGGCCCGGTCACGGTGCGCTACGCGGAGGCGAGCGACCTGCTTCGGGACAAGCGCTTCGACCACGGCGGCGAGGACTTCCTGAAGAACCACGGCATCACGTCCGGCCCCCTCTACGACTGGTGGGTGCCGATGATCGTCAACCACGACGGCGCGGACCACCGGCGGCTCCGCGGGCTGGTGGCGCGCGCGTTCACGCCGCGGATGGTGGAGTCGCTGCGCCCGTTCGTCCATGCGCGCGCGGAGCGGCTGGCCGACGAGATCGAGGACTGCGGCAGCGTCGAGTTCGTCGACGCGTTCGCGAACCGGTTGCCGCTCGCCGTCATGTGCGAGCTGCTCGGCGTGCCCGCGGAGGACTACGACGAGTTCAGTCAGTGGTCGGCCGACATCGGGCTGGTCTTCGGCCTGGCCAACGGCGGTGACACGGCGGCCCGGGTGGAGCGCGCGGTGGCCGGCCTGGACGCCTACGTGTCCGATCTGATGGACCGCAAGGCCGGGCGGACCGGCGGCAGCGACGTGATCTCGGTGCTGCTCGCGGCGATGGCCTCGGACGGCACGGCCAACCGCGACGAGGTGCGGAACCTGCTGGTCACGCTCGTGTTCGGCGCGCACGACAACACCCGGCACCAGTTCTCCAACACGATCGTCACGTTCGCGGAGCACCCGGACCAGTGGCTGCGGCTGCGCGAGGATCCGTCGCTGGCCGGCCCGGCCGTGGAGGAGTGCATGCGCTGGCGGCCGTCCGCGGGCGCGCTGATCCGCCGCGCGTCGGCCGATCTGACGTTCCACGGGCTGGACGTGGCCGCGGGCACGATCTTCACGACCGCGGTGGCCACGGTGCAGCGCGACCCCCGGGCGTACCCCGGTGGCCGGGTTTTTGATATCGGCGCGCGGTACGACGCGCCGCTGCTGCAGTTCGGCGCGGGCCCGCACTACTGCCTCGGTTCCGCGCTGGCCCGCACCGAGCTGACCGAGGCGCTCCCGGTGCTGGCCGCGCGCTTCGGCCCGCCGCAGCTGCCGCCGGAGCCGCTGCCCTGGCGTCCCGCGCTCGGCACGTTCGGCCCGGAGGAACTGCCGGTCAGCTTCTCCCGGGTCTGACAGGCGTCACGGTCACCGCCCGGCGGCCTTGACGGATCACGGATCGTGGCGAGGTCGCCCGACGCGGAACGGGCCAGTGCGGCCCGCGTCAGCTCCTGGCGGGGGTGAAGATCGTGCCGGCCTCGATGCCGAGCTGGCAGGCGTTGCCGAACGTCTTGCGGTCCGCGATCCTGCGCTTGCCCCAGTAGCCGGTCGCGGCCGCGACGACCGGGCGGTACTCGGCCGTGCACAGGAAGCCGTCGCGCGGCGGCAGCCCGAAGACGTTGCCGCCGGTCTTCTTCAGTGCGGCGCAGACCTCGGGCGCGGCCGGGTGGGTGCCGCCGACCGGGCCGCAGGTCAGCGTGAGCGCGGCGGCACGCCCGGCGGCCCTGTCGCCGGTGAGGGTCAGCGTGAGCCGGGCGAACGGCGCGGCGGCCGGCGCCGGCCGCGCGGCGGTGACGGCCGCCCCGGGCCGCGCTCCGGGCTGGGCGAGTCCGGCCGGGGCGGCCTGGGCGGCGCCGGGCAGCAGTGCGGCCGTGGCGGCCGTGGCCAGGGCGGCAACCGCGAGGTGGCGGATCATGACAACTCCCGAGGTGAGACACGGACGATCACGTCCGGTCTACCCGCCGCTACCCGCCAATGCCGCAGATCCGGGCAAAGTGGTACGTCGTGTCTGCCATCTTCACCCGTACGGCCAGTGCCGCTACGCCGGCGCGATGTTGTGGTTGACGCGGAAGAGGTTCTGCGGGTCGTGCACCTGCTTGATCTTGACCAGGCGGTCGAAGATCTCGTCGCCGTAGGCCGCGCGCACGTCGTTCTCGTCGGTCGCGGACATGAAGTTGACCATCTTGCGGTCGTGCGCCCACGGCGTGACCGCGTCCATCACCCGGGCCAGGTAGCCACGCAGCTCCGGCAGCGCCTCCGGGCCGCCGACGCCGAAGCCGAACAGCACGAACGGCATCCCGCGGGTGGCGACCGCGTTCGGCGGCTCGGGCTGCCGGTCGAGCGCACCGCCGAGCGCCCGGAGCTCCACGCTGACCAGCGGGCAGTCGGTGCCGGGGCCGACCAGCGCGAGCAGCGCGTCGACCGCCTCGGCCGGAAGCTCGCGCAGGCCGGTGGTGCGGTCCACGTACGGCAGCGGGCCCGGCGGGTCGGTGTGGATCAGCGCGACCTCGTCGTAGGGCCGGTCGAGCACGCCGTCGGCCAGCAGCGGCACGACCGCGCGCATCGGGGCGAAGTGCGCCTCGCCCTCGGCCGGGTCGCCGACGAACGCGAAGCGCAGCGCCACCACGAACGCGCCACGCAGCGGCTCGGGCAGCGCCGGGTCCGGCGGCAGCCGCTGCACGGCCACGGACGTGGTCGCGGACTCCGGCAGCGCCGGTGCCCAGGTGCGCCACGCGTGCAGCAGCGCGGGCGCGTCCTCGCCGGCCGCGAAGACCGCGCCACCGTAGAAGCGCGCGACCGGGAACAGCGCGATCTCCACCGCGGTCACCACGCCGAAGTTGCCCTTGCCGCCGCGGACCGCGAAGAACAGGTCCGGGTCGGAGTCCGCGGTGACGCGCCGGGCGTTGCCGTCCGCGGTGACGATCTCGACCGAGCGGATCGTGTCCGCGCCGTACCCGTACAGGCGGCCCAGCGTGGGGCTCTGACCGCCGCCGAGCAGGTAGCCGGTCGCGCCGACGCCGGGCGCGGAGCCGTTCACCGGGGCCAGGCCGAACGGCGTGGTCACGGCCAGCACCTCGGCCCAGAGCGCGCCGCCGCCGATCCGTGCGGTGAGCGCCTCCCGGTCCACGGTCACCCGGTTCAGCCGGCGCAGGTTGATCAGCACGCCGCCGTCCACGTTCCGGGCCTGGTGCCCGGTGGTGAGCGTGGCGACCGGCAGGCCGTGCTCGCCCGCGAACCGGATCGCGGCGGCCACGTCCCGCCCGCTGGCCGCACCGACGACCACGGCCGGGCGCATCGGCGTCAACGGGTTGAAGGTGGCGCACTCCGCGTCGTAGCCGTCGTCGCCCGGCGCCGCGACCCGACCGGTGACGGCCGCCGCCAGTCCTGCCACCGCCGCCGCGTCGACGTGCTGATTCACTGAGCCGTTCTCAACCCGGCCTGTGTGGCCGGCCGGCATGGCATCAGTCGACGGTTCGGGTGTGCCAGGTGGAAAGTAGCTCACTGGTTGGTGTCCTCCTGCCGGGTGCAAGCCTCGTGCACAGTGCGATACGTCGCTGTTCAGATACCAGTTCATCGGCTGCTCATCCGGGCACCCGCTACCGTGTCCCGATGACGATCGCGCCGCACTCGCGTACCGCCCGGCTGGCCGAGCTCGGTGACTTCCTGCGGCGACGGCGCGACGCGCTGAGCCCGCGCGAGGCCGGGCTGCCGGGCGGCGGCCGGCGGCGCGCACCGGGCCTGCGCCGGGACGAGGTGGCCGCGCTCGCGCACCTGTCCGTGACCTACTACGAGCGGCTGGAGCAGGGCCGCGGCCCGCACCCGTCGGCCGCGACGCTGTCCGCGCTGGCCGGGGCGCTGCGGCTGGCCGGCGAGCGGCGCGAGCACCTGTTCCGGCTGGCCGGCCAGGCCGCGCCGGGCAGCCCGGAGCAGGACGAGACGCCGGACCCGGGGCTGCTGTCGCTGCTGCACGCGAACGCGCTCACCCCCGGTTACCTCTCCGACGACCTCGGCACGATCATCGCGCAGAACCCGCTCAACATCGCGCTGTTCGGCACGTTCACCGGCCTGCCCGGCTGGGCCGGGAACCTGGTCTGGCGCTGGTTCACCTCGCCGGCCTGGCGGGACCTGCTGGAGCCGGGGAAGGACCACAGCGAGACCGCGCGGGCGTACGTGACGGACCTGCGCATGGTGGTGGCGCAGCGCGGGCACGACGAGACCGCGGTCGCGCTGGTGCACGACCTGCGGGCGGCCAGCGCGGAGTTCGCCCGGATGTGGGACGAGCACGACGTGTCCGCGCTGCACTGCTCCGACAAGCACATCGGCGGCCTGCACCTGGAGTGCGTGGTGGTGACCAGCCCGCACTCCCGCCAGCGGCTCCTGCTGCTGCACCCGATCGCCGGCACCGGCACCGAGGCGCGGCTGGCCGCTCTACAGCTCGGCTAGGCGCTGCAGTTTCGCGGCGTCCGGGCTGCCCGGCTCCGCGGTGTACGAGACGATGCGCAGGTCCGCGCCGGGGACGGTGAGGACGTCGCAGTCCAGCGTGAGCTCGCCGACCGCGGGGTGCCGGATCGTCTTCACGTCGCTGGTCATCGTCGACGCGCCGGCCCGCTCCCAGAGGCCGGCGAAGACCGCGGAGGTCCGGCGCAGCCCGGCCACCAGCGCGGTCAGCCCGG
Coding sequences within it:
- a CDS encoding WXG100 family type VII secretion target, with translation MSDNPLVADVTYGEDSPWTGAGLLDGIEDVYVAVTEGTWVDTTLAGVGLGLEVASTVLDPFSALLANGLGWAMEYFEPLREMLDALTGVPAITEAHAETWRNMAAYMEQLGTDLQSHLAGDLPDWQGHAAVAYQSLMVNNVDAAMGLGGVALLMAAATDGATELIALTRDIVRDLIADLVARVIVWAVEAIFIVTIPVVAAQIVAAVVKWAGRILLYTTALVTSLTNLSKLVG
- a CDS encoding type VII secretion target, which translates into the protein MADGWAVDADQIRDHAGAIDDLAGRIDTVQGASTHIAQDDEAYGLLCGWISAILEGRHQRQDELTGRLQSNLRKAAELLRQSADGYDTADADSAAGLKSIGSRLRP
- a CDS encoding cytochrome P450; amino-acid sequence: MSYLDVLAPSFSFTSPEAFAAQDDGWFADSPVGPVTVRYAEASDLLRDKRFDHGGEDFLKNHGITSGPLYDWWVPMIVNHDGADHRRLRGLVARAFTPRMVESLRPFVHARAERLADEIEDCGSVEFVDAFANRLPLAVMCELLGVPAEDYDEFSQWSADIGLVFGLANGGDTAARVERAVAGLDAYVSDLMDRKAGRTGGSDVISVLLAAMASDGTANRDEVRNLLVTLVFGAHDNTRHQFSNTIVTFAEHPDQWLRLREDPSLAGPAVEECMRWRPSAGALIRRASADLTFHGLDVAAGTIFTTAVATVQRDPRAYPGGRVFDIGARYDAPLLQFGAGPHYCLGSALARTELTEALPVLAARFGPPQLPPEPLPWRPALGTFGPEELPVSFSRV
- a CDS encoding SSI family serine proteinase inhibitor — encoded protein: MIRHLAVAALATAATAALLPGAAQAAPAGLAQPGARPGAAVTAARPAPAAAPFARLTLTLTGDRAAGRAAALTLTCGPVGGTHPAAPEVCAALKKTGGNVFGLPPRDGFLCTAEYRPVVAAATGYWGKRRIADRKTFGNACQLGIEAGTIFTPARS
- a CDS encoding FAD-binding oxidoreductase produces the protein MNQHVDAAAVAGLAAAVTGRVAAPGDDGYDAECATFNPLTPMRPAVVVGAASGRDVAAAIRFAGEHGLPVATLTTGHQARNVDGGVLINLRRLNRVTVDREALTARIGGGALWAEVLAVTTPFGLAPVNGSAPGVGATGYLLGGGQSPTLGRLYGYGADTIRSVEIVTADGNARRVTADSDPDLFFAVRGGKGNFGVVTAVEIALFPVARFYGGAVFAAGEDAPALLHAWRTWAPALPESATTSVAVQRLPPDPALPEPLRGAFVVALRFAFVGDPAEGEAHFAPMRAVVPLLADGVLDRPYDEVALIHTDPPGPLPYVDRTTGLRELPAEAVDALLALVGPGTDCPLVSVELRALGGALDRQPEPPNAVATRGMPFVLFGFGVGGPEALPELRGYLARVMDAVTPWAHDRKMVNFMSATDENDVRAAYGDEIFDRLVKIKQVHDPQNLFRVNHNIAPA
- a CDS encoding helix-turn-helix transcriptional regulator: MTIAPHSRTARLAELGDFLRRRRDALSPREAGLPGGGRRRAPGLRRDEVAALAHLSVTYYERLEQGRGPHPSAATLSALAGALRLAGERREHLFRLAGQAAPGSPEQDETPDPGLLSLLHANALTPGYLSDDLGTIIAQNPLNIALFGTFTGLPGWAGNLVWRWFTSPAWRDLLEPGKDHSETARAYVTDLRMVVAQRGHDETAVALVHDLRAASAEFARMWDEHDVSALHCSDKHIGGLHLECVVVTSPHSRQRLLLLHPIAGTGTEARLAALQLG